The proteins below are encoded in one region of Hordeum vulgare subsp. vulgare chromosome 3H, MorexV3_pseudomolecules_assembly, whole genome shotgun sequence:
- the LOC123444798 gene encoding sterol 3-beta-glucosyltransferase UGT80B1, whose amino-acid sequence MGRNSETSVAGEGSGSGDLRRRRGGRDGAGASSSSSSSFAEGTREFVLSSMDERFSGSVDADGFPSSRREGFGHSKSTTATSGRFRGQDHAFVRSYSDRLLKCDLTLDMLSENDKMKIIEKLVKIQKDGTLEVDVIRSALVASELSEIDAFGSVPCDVEEVKSGFSKSVPKLKIAILVVGTRGDVQPFIALAKRLQEFGHHVRLASHVNFRTFVKSAGVDFYPLGGDPRIMAQYMTKNKGFLMAAPTEISVQRKQVKEIIFSLLPACTEPDLDTGIPFRAQAIIANPPALGHLHIAEALGVPLHIFFTFPWTPTNEFPHPLARTPQSATYRLSYLIVDLIIWWGTRGFINDFRKKLNLSPIAYFSTYHGSISHLPTGYMWSPHLMPKPNDWGSLVDVVGYCFLNLGTKYQPPPELSQWLEQGSKPIYIGFGSMPLDDEKKVSTIILDALRETGQRGIISRGWGDLGSFSEVPGDVFILEDCPHDWLFPRCTAVVHHGGAGTTAAGLIAGCPTTVVPFFGDQFFWGEIVHARGVGPVPIRVTELTTEALSNAIRFMLDPEVKSRSMELAIAIGNEDGVAAAVDSFHRHLPSELPLTPPPAPVEEERLDLLQLLARYLEKCCLPFNS is encoded by the exons ATGGGGCGCAACAGCGAAACGTCGGTGGCCGGAGAGGGGAGCGGGAGCGGCGACCTtcggaggaggagagggggccGGGACGGGGCGGGCGCCTcgtcctcgtcttcctcctccttcgccgAGGGGACGAGGGAGTTCGTGCTGAGCTCCATGGACGAGAGGTTCTCCGGATCGGTCGACGCCGATGGGTTCCCCTCCTCGCGTCGTGAAG GATTCGGGCATAGTAAATCCACAACTGCAACTTCTGGTCGTTTTAGAGGACAAGATCATGCTTTTGTAAGATCATACTCTGATAGGTTGCTTAAATGTGACCTCACGTTGGATATGCTATCAGAAAATGATAAG ATGAAGATAATTGAGAAATTGGTAAAGATCCAGAAAGATGGTACACTGGAGGTAGATGTGATCCGTAGTGCCCTTGTTGCCTCTGAACTCTCAGAGATTGATGCTTTTGGTTCTGTCCCGTGTGATGTTGAAGAAGTTAAATCTGGATTCAGCAAGTCTGTCCCAAAGTTGAAGATTGCTATACTTGTCGTTGGAACACGAGGGGATGTTCAGCCGTTTATAGCATTAGCTAAACGACTTCAG GAATTTGGTCACCATGTTAGATTGGCATCGCATGTGAACTTCCGTACTTTTGTGAAATCAGCTGGTGTTGACTTCTACCCATTGGGTGGTGATCCACGAATTATGGCCCAGT ACATGACAAAAAACAAAGGGTTTTTAATGGCCGCTCCCACAGAGATTTCTGTTCAAAGAAAGCAGGTCAAGGAAATCATTTTCTCTCTTCTACCTGCATGCACAGAACCTGATTTGGATACTGGAATACCTTTCAGAGCTCAGGCAATAATAGCAAATCCTCCTGCCTTAG GACATCTTCATATTGCCGAGGCACTTGGGGTACCTCTGCACATCTTCTTTACTTTTCCATGGAC GCCAACTAATGAGTTCCCTCATCCATTGGCTCGAACCCCTCAGAGTGCAACCTACAGG CTATCCTACCTTATTGTGGATTTAATTATTTGGTGGGGCACAAGAGGATTCATAAATGATTTCAGAAAGAAGTTAAACTTGTCCCCTATTGCTTACTTCAGCACGTACCATGGATCCATATCACACTTACCTACAGGATACATGTGGAGTCCTCACCTTATGCCGAAGCCAAATG ATTGGGGTTCTCTAGTGGATGTCGTGGGATATTGCTTCTTAAATCTTGGCACAAAGTATCAACCGCCGCCAGAGCTCTCACAGTGGCTTGAACAAGGTTCCAAACCGATATACATCGGTTTTGGTAGCATG CCTCTTGATGATGAAAAAAAGGTCAGTACTATCATTTTGGATGCACTAAGAGAAACAGGACAGAGAGGAATCATTAGCCGTGGTTGGGGAGATCTTGGAAGTT TTTCAGAAGTTCCAGGTGACGTCTTCATTTTGGAAGATTGTCCCCATGACTGGCTGTTTCCGCGTTGTACTGCAGTT GTACATCATGGTGGAGCAGGTACCACAGCTGCAGGCCTGATAGCTGGG TGTCCAACCACCGTAGTGCCTTTTTTTGGCGACCAGTTCTTCTGGGGCGAGATAGTTCATGCGCGCGGTGTGGGTCCTGTACCTATCCGTGTGACAGAGCTTACTACCGAAGCACTTTCAAATGCTATCAGATTCATGCTTGATCCTGAG GTAAAATCACGATCAATGGAACTGGCGATAGCAATAGGGAATGAAGATGGTGTCGCAGCCGCAGTAGACTCATTTCACCGACACCTGCCTTCAGAACTCCCACTTACTCCACCACCCGCCCCTGTAGAAGAAGAGCGGCTAGACCTGCTTCAATTGCTTGCTCGATATCTTGAGAAGTGTTGTCTCCCGTTCAATTCTTAG